Within the Paludisphaera rhizosphaerae genome, the region CACGACGGCCGAAGCTGGCTGAACTCATTCCCCTGGAAGCACGCCGAATACCCGCTCCTCTTCGATCGTCGCGCGTCCCCCAAGCCCGCCTTCCAGGCCGTGATGGACGTGAAACCGTGATCCGATCGGCGCATGTTTTGCAGCTTCATTCTCATGTTGATTCTCCCTCGTTGGGTGAACTGAGAGGAGCCTGCCATGGCGGACCGGATCAAGCGTCGCGAGGACGTGAACCCCGAACGGGGCGAGCACGAATACGGCGACGTCGCGTTCGCCGATCCAACCAACAAGAAGTACCCCATCGACAGCGCCGAGCACGTCCGAGCCGCGTGGAGCTACATCAACCACAAGGACAACGCCGCCAAGTACGCCGGCGACGAGGTCAAGACGATCAAGGAACGCATCAAGCGAGCCGCCAAAAAGCATGGCGTCGAAATCGGCCATGACTGACGGGTCGCAGGAACTCGGATCGAAAGGACCACGGCCATGAGAGAAACCACAATCCCCCTACCGGAACTCGCCCTGATCGCCGGGACTCGCGCCTTGCTGGGCGCCGGCATTGCCCTGCTTGCGGCGGGCCGTCTGTCGGCAGACCAGCGCAAGGCCGTCGGGTGGGCGCTTCTGGCGGTCGGCGCCGTGACGA harbors:
- a CDS encoding DUF6582 domain-containing protein, whose amino-acid sequence is MADRIKRREDVNPERGEHEYGDVAFADPTNKKYPIDSAEHVRAAWSYINHKDNAAKYAGDEVKTIKERIKRAAKKHGVEIGHD